A window of the Henckelia pumila isolate YLH828 chromosome 3, ASM3356847v2, whole genome shotgun sequence genome harbors these coding sequences:
- the LOC140887885 gene encoding NADPH-dependent diflavin oxidoreductase 1 isoform X2 produces MWPQLLLDVTSLSAEHEKERLQYFASPEGRDDLYQYNQKERRTVLEILEDFPSVQMPFEWLVQLVPTLKTRAFSISSCHSAHPNQVHLTISVVKWRTPYKRERSGLCSSWLASLDPQQNVPIAAWFKKGSLPPPPRSLPLILVGPGTGCAPFHGFVEERALQNESEPTAPIIFFFGCRNKDIDFLYRDFWMKHSQNGGVLSEDKGGGFYAAFSRDQPQKVYVQHKIREQSTKIWRLLSQGASIYVAGSSNKMPSDVLSAFEDIVSAESGVSKEVASTWIRALEKAGSYHVEAWS; encoded by the exons ATGTGGCCTCAGCTTCTCCTAGACGTTACTTCTTTGAG TGCTGAACATGAGAAGGAAAGGCTTCAATATTTTGCTTCGCCGGAAGGAAGAGATGATCTGTACCAGTACAACCAGAAGGAGCGAAGGACTGTTTTAGAG ATATTGGAGGACTTCCCTTCTGTGCAAATGCCCTTCGAATGGTTGGTACAGTTGGTTCCTACATTAAAAACTAGGGCCTTCTCCATTTCTTCTTGTCATTCAGCTCATCCAAATCAAGTGCACTTAACGATAAGTGTGGTGAAATGGAGGACCCCATACAAGAGGGAGCGTTCAGGTCTTTGCTCGTCGTGGCTAGCCAGTCTTGATCCTCAGCAGA ATGTACCAATAGCAGCGTGGTTCAAGAAAGGTTCGCTTCCTCCTCCACCACGATCACTTCCCCTTATCCTCGTTGGCCCTGGAACGGGATGTGCACCTTTTCATGGATTTGTGGAAGAAAGAGCGCTTCAAAATGAATCTGAACCAACTGCTCCAATCATTTTTTTCTTCGGGTGTAGAAACAAAGATATCGATTTTCTCTATCGAGATTTTTGGATGAAACATTCACAGAACGGAGGGGTACTATCCGAAGACAAGGGTGGAGGATTCTATGCTGCGTTTTCAAGGGACCAGCCACAGAAAGTGTACGTGCAACACAAAATCAGGGAGCAAAGCACCAAGATATGGAGGTTGCTTAGTCAAGGTGCTTCTATATATGTTGCTGGATCGTCAAATAAGATGCCTTCTGATGTATTATCCGCATTTGAAGATATCGTTTCTGCTGAAAGCGGGGTTTCGAAAGAGGTTGCTTCGACATGGATCCGAGCACTGGAAAAAGCCGGTAGCTATCATGTTGAAGCCTGGTCTTGA
- the LOC140887885 gene encoding NADPH-dependent diflavin oxidoreductase 1 isoform X1 has protein sequence MTQKLIGTMDDKLKTQLLIVYASETGNAIDVAEQVGREAERRGCPSVSVLSMDEFHPGDLPKKETVIFVVSTTGQGDAPDSMKGFWRFLLQKNLSTGWLKGVRYAVFGLGDSSYQKYNFVAKKLDKRLLDLGALAIIERGLGDDQHPSGYEGALDPWMSSLWNILYQMNPKLLTNGPVFVHPDAALIDRPRAQIIYHATNEGLPPLTNATDLKYLEMQVERARSMTPAIFSGKNRPECFLKMTKNLRLSRESTGKDVRHFEFEAVSSSIEYEVGDVLEILPGQSSAVVDAFIQRCNLNPEACITIQPRDGGNKAGINTTLFPVKLKTFVELNMDVASASPRRYFFEVMSFFASAEHEKERLQYFASPEGRDDLYQYNQKERRTVLEILEDFPSVQMPFEWLVQLVPTLKTRAFSISSCHSAHPNQVHLTISVVKWRTPYKRERSGLCSSWLASLDPQQNVPIAAWFKKGSLPPPPRSLPLILVGPGTGCAPFHGFVEERALQNESEPTAPIIFFFGCRNKDIDFLYRDFWMKHSQNGGVLSEDKGGGFYAAFSRDQPQKVYVQHKIREQSTKIWRLLSQGASIYVAGSSNKMPSDVLSAFEDIVSAESGVSKEVASTWIRALEKAGSYHVEAWS, from the exons ATGACGCAAAAACTGATTGGCACAATGGATGATAAATTAAAAACTCAGCTGCTGATAGTGTATGCATCGGAAACAGGAAATGCCATAGATGTTGCTGAGCAGGTTGGTCGTGAGGCAGAGCGTCGTGGTTGCCCTTCTGTCTCTGTCCTCTCTATGGATGAATTTCATCCG GGTGACTTACCAAAAAAAGAGACGGTGATTTTTGTGGTGTCGACCACAGGACAAGGAGATGCACCGGATTCTATGaag GGATTTTGGAGGTTTTTGCTGCAAAAGAATTTGTCAACTGGGTGGCTTAAAGGAGTTCGTTATGCAGTTTTTGGATTGGGTGATTCAagttatcaaaaatataat TTTGTAGCAAAGAAGCTAGACAAACGACTGTTAGATCTTGGTGCATTGGCAATTATTGAAAGAGGtctcggagatgatcagcatccTTCAGG GTATGAAGGGGCTTTGGATCCCTGGATGTCCTCCTTGTGgaatatattatatcaaatgAATCCCAAATTACTTACAAATGGTCCAGTTTTTGTCCATCCAGATGCAGCTTTAATTGATCGACCTAGAGCACAAATTATATATCATGCCACCAATGAAGGATTACCACCACTTACAAATGCCACAG ATTTGAAGTATCTCGAGATGCAGGTTGAGAGGGCCCGTTCAATGACTCCTGCAATATTTTCAGGGAAAAACAGGCCTGAGTGCTTCCTGAAAATG ACCAAAAATCTTCGATTAAGTAGAGAGAGCACTGGGAAGGATGTGCGCCACTTTGAGTTCGAAGCTGTTTCATCT TCCATAGAATATGAAGTGGGCGATGTTCTTGAGATTCTTCCAGGCCAAAGTTCTGCTGTTGTAGATGCTTTCATACAGCGTTGTAATTTGAACCCTGAAGCTTGCATAACT ATTCAGCCGAGAGATGGAGGGAATAAAGCTGGGATAAATACCACCCTGTTCCCTGTGAAACTAAAAACTTTTGTCGAGCTAAATATGGATGTGGCCTCAGCTTCTCCTAGACGTTACTTCTTTGAG GTCATGAGTTTCTTTGCCAGTGCTGAACATGAGAAGGAAAGGCTTCAATATTTTGCTTCGCCGGAAGGAAGAGATGATCTGTACCAGTACAACCAGAAGGAGCGAAGGACTGTTTTAGAG ATATTGGAGGACTTCCCTTCTGTGCAAATGCCCTTCGAATGGTTGGTACAGTTGGTTCCTACATTAAAAACTAGGGCCTTCTCCATTTCTTCTTGTCATTCAGCTCATCCAAATCAAGTGCACTTAACGATAAGTGTGGTGAAATGGAGGACCCCATACAAGAGGGAGCGTTCAGGTCTTTGCTCGTCGTGGCTAGCCAGTCTTGATCCTCAGCAGA ATGTACCAATAGCAGCGTGGTTCAAGAAAGGTTCGCTTCCTCCTCCACCACGATCACTTCCCCTTATCCTCGTTGGCCCTGGAACGGGATGTGCACCTTTTCATGGATTTGTGGAAGAAAGAGCGCTTCAAAATGAATCTGAACCAACTGCTCCAATCATTTTTTTCTTCGGGTGTAGAAACAAAGATATCGATTTTCTCTATCGAGATTTTTGGATGAAACATTCACAGAACGGAGGGGTACTATCCGAAGACAAGGGTGGAGGATTCTATGCTGCGTTTTCAAGGGACCAGCCACAGAAAGTGTACGTGCAACACAAAATCAGGGAGCAAAGCACCAAGATATGGAGGTTGCTTAGTCAAGGTGCTTCTATATATGTTGCTGGATCGTCAAATAAGATGCCTTCTGATGTATTATCCGCATTTGAAGATATCGTTTCTGCTGAAAGCGGGGTTTCGAAAGAGGTTGCTTCGACATGGATCCGAGCACTGGAAAAAGCCGGTAGCTATCATGTTGAAGCCTGGTCTTGA